In a single window of the Candidatus Tanganyikabacteria bacterium genome:
- a CDS encoding alpha/beta hydrolase gives MKPGKVFTTPPQDVPPLGRKLPLSVYLPPDYETSSYRYPVAYMFDGQNLFGDEGSFAGGWHMHRALDVRASRGRLVPVVVGVHHGGETRSQELSPWPPEEGEKAEGDALLEWVTGDLRALVEKEVRVSPHRSHRLIGGSSLGGLLALYAFFKRQDLFGRALVMSPALWVQDGEIYRHVAQAHAWGDLRLYLDCGGREAFGYSIQHAEWMSDLLERKGFVKGEHFMWRPDARGVHNERSWRRRLPKALRFLYD, from the coding sequence GTGAAGCCGGGCAAAGTCTTCACGACCCCGCCCCAGGACGTGCCGCCCCTCGGCCGGAAGCTTCCCCTGTCGGTCTACCTGCCGCCGGATTACGAGACCAGCAGCTACCGGTACCCGGTCGCCTACATGTTCGACGGCCAGAACCTCTTCGGCGACGAGGGCTCGTTCGCCGGCGGCTGGCACATGCACCGCGCGCTCGACGTGCGGGCGAGCCGCGGCCGCCTGGTGCCGGTCGTCGTGGGCGTTCACCACGGCGGCGAGACCAGGTCGCAGGAACTGTCGCCATGGCCGCCCGAGGAAGGCGAGAAGGCCGAAGGGGACGCCCTGCTCGAATGGGTGACCGGCGACCTGCGCGCCCTGGTCGAGAAGGAGGTGCGGGTCTCGCCGCATCGCAGCCACCGCCTGATCGGCGGCTCGTCTCTCGGCGGCCTCCTCGCGCTCTATGCCTTCTTCAAGCGGCAGGATCTCTTCGGGCGTGCCCTGGTGATGTCCCCGGCGCTGTGGGTGCAGGACGGCGAGATCTACCGGCACGTCGCGCAGGCGCATGCCTGGGGCGATCTCCGGCTCTACCTGGACTGCGGCGGCCGCGAGGCCTTCGGGTACTCGATCCAGCATGCCGAGTGGATGAGCGATCTGCTGGAGCGAAAAGGATTCGTGAAAGGCGAGCACTTCATGTGGCGCCCGGACGCAAGGGGCGTCCACAATGAGCGGAGCTGGCGCAGGCGCCTGCCGAAGGCCCTGCGCTTCCTGTACGACTGA
- a CDS encoding PQQ-dependent sugar dehydrogenase, which yields MNPVIFVLAAVLATVRIATPPAPPPALREIRLAVVATGLDQPVGMAVAPGDARRRLFVVEKTGRVRILVGGKVLAAPFLDLSRQVSRGMEQGLLGLAFHPRYASNGRFFVNYTDRAGDTRIVAYRASRDPDRADPASAREVLSLKQPFRNHNGGHLAFGPDGLLYIGTGDGGGSYDPHDNAQNPGSLLGKMLRLDVDADFRPEILMSGLRNPWRYSFDRRTGDLYIADVGQNRLEEINALPGGRFGGLNLGWDDYEGSRCLKAACDAAGMVMPIAEFDHADGSCSITGGHVYRGKALPELDGRYFFSDWCSGILRSLRWSGGAVHEVHDWKRLLDPAGEVDQVTAFGEDADGELHILSQRGRIFKLERAR from the coding sequence CTGAACCCCGTGATTTTCGTCCTCGCCGCCGTCCTCGCCACGGTCCGGATCGCGACGCCGCCCGCCCCGCCCCCGGCGTTGCGCGAGATCCGGTTGGCGGTCGTCGCGACCGGCCTGGATCAACCGGTCGGCATGGCGGTTGCCCCCGGCGACGCGCGGCGCCGGTTGTTCGTGGTCGAGAAGACCGGGCGCGTGCGCATCCTCGTTGGGGGAAAGGTCCTGGCCGCGCCGTTCCTGGACCTGTCGCGCCAGGTGTCGCGCGGCATGGAGCAGGGCCTGCTGGGGCTGGCCTTCCATCCGCGCTACGCCAGCAACGGGCGGTTCTTCGTCAACTACACCGACCGCGCCGGCGATACCCGGATCGTCGCGTATCGCGCGTCGCGGGATCCCGATCGCGCCGACCCCGCCTCGGCCCGGGAAGTCCTGTCCTTGAAGCAACCCTTCCGCAACCACAACGGGGGGCACCTGGCCTTCGGGCCGGACGGCCTCCTGTACATCGGCACCGGGGATGGCGGCGGCTCCTACGATCCCCACGACAACGCGCAGAACCCGGGCTCCTTGCTGGGCAAGATGCTGCGCCTCGACGTGGATGCGGATTTCCGGCCGGAGATCCTCATGAGCGGGCTGCGCAACCCCTGGCGCTACTCGTTCGATCGCCGGACGGGCGATCTCTACATCGCGGACGTCGGCCAGAACCGCCTGGAGGAGATCAACGCACTGCCGGGCGGCCGCTTCGGCGGCCTCAACCTGGGGTGGGACGATTACGAGGGTTCGAGATGCCTGAAGGCCGCGTGCGACGCCGCCGGGATGGTGATGCCCATCGCCGAATTCGACCACGCTGACGGGTCATGCTCGATCACGGGCGGTCATGTCTACCGGGGGAAAGCATTGCCGGAGCTGGACGGTCGGTACTTCTTTTCGGACTGGTGCAGCGGCATCCTGCGGAGCCTGCGCTGGTCCGGCGGCGCCGTGCACGAGGTTCACGACTGGAAGCGGTTGCTGGATCCGGCCGGCGAGGTCGACCAGGTCACGGCGTTCGGCGAGGATGCCGACGGCGAGCTTCACATCCTCAGCCAGCGCGGGAGGATTTTCAAGCTGGAGCGGGCGCGGTGA